TCTGACAGACGTAAAGAGTGGACGGACGAGGCACGTCGAATAATGAAGAAAGTTGGCGTTGCGTGAACAAAAAGGCATGCCGCTCGCCTATTTGTGACCCATAACTTGAAGCATTGCCGGCGACATGACGGCCTCAGCCCCTACCAAGGAAACCATTCTCGTAGTGGACGACGAGGCCAGTATCCGCAGGATTCTGGAAACCAGGCTGTCGATGATCGGCTACAACGTCGTCACCGCCTGCGACGGCACTGAAGCGTTGGCCTGCTTCCAGGAATGCGAGCCGGATCTGGTCGTGCTCGACGTGATGATGCCGAAATTGGATGGCTACGGGGTCTGCCAAGAGCTGCGCAAGGAATCGGATGTGCCGATCGTGATGCTCACCGCCTTGGGCGACGTGGCCGACCGCATCACTGGACTTGAGCTGGGCGCGGACGATTACGTGATCAAGCCCTTCAGTCCCAAAGAGCTGGAGGCCCGAATCCGCTGCGTGCTGCGCAGGGTGGAAAAAGAACACGCCGCCGGCATTCCCAACTCCGGATTGATCAAGG
The sequence above is a segment of the Synechococcus sp. PROS-7-1 genome. Coding sequences within it:
- the rpaB gene encoding response regulator transcription factor RpaB, coding for MTASAPTKETILVVDDEASIRRILETRLSMIGYNVVTACDGTEALACFQECEPDLVVLDVMMPKLDGYGVCQELRKESDVPIVMLTALGDVADRITGLELGADDYVIKPFSPKELEARIRCVLRRVEKEHAAGIPNSGLIKVSDLRIDTNKRQVFRADERIRLTGMEFSLLELLVSRSGEPFSRGEILKEVWGYTPERHVDTRVVDVHISRLRSKLEDDPANPELILTARGTGYLFQRIVDSVASEGP